A genomic stretch from Vibrio neptunius includes:
- a CDS encoding SulP family inorganic anion transporter, whose protein sequence is MFEFPQFSKHSVKNDVLSGLTVALALVPEAVAFAFVAGVDPMVGLYAAFIVGLITSIFGGRPGMISGATGAMAVVMVSLVASHGVQYLFAAILLAGIFQVTAGLFKLGKFIRIVPHPVMIGFVNGLAIVIFLAQLGQFKAPDIHGRLTWLPQDQMILMLGLVALTMAIIHFLPKFTTAVPSSLVAIVTVTALVVGLDPETRTVVDFLRTMSGDDAATLAGSLPTFSIPAVPLTLETLQIILPYALILAAIGLIESLLTLTVLDEMTNTRGQSNRECIGQGMANMTCSVFGAMGGCAMIGQSMINVNSGGRGRLSGIVAASALLIFILFASSLIEMIPLAALVGVMFMVVIGTFEWATFKLARRVPKQDFFVIVLVTVVTVMTDLAIAVFVGVIASALMFAWQHAKHIYADTSINAEGSKEYKIHGPVFFGSVANFLEIFDAHEDPSDVIVDFADSRVTDHSAIEAIETLAERYSAQGKTLHLRHLSPDCRKLLDKAGSLVEINVKEDPSYKVATDVLAG, encoded by the coding sequence ATGTTTGAATTTCCTCAATTTTCAAAACACTCTGTAAAAAATGACGTGTTATCTGGCCTGACCGTTGCTTTAGCCTTGGTTCCTGAAGCCGTTGCTTTTGCGTTCGTTGCAGGTGTTGACCCTATGGTTGGTCTATACGCTGCATTCATTGTTGGCCTTATCACCTCCATCTTTGGTGGGCGTCCAGGTATGATCTCGGGCGCAACAGGTGCAATGGCTGTCGTAATGGTCTCTCTCGTAGCATCACACGGCGTCCAGTATCTTTTTGCCGCCATATTACTGGCTGGTATCTTTCAGGTAACCGCTGGCCTATTTAAGTTAGGAAAATTCATCCGCATCGTGCCGCATCCTGTTATGATCGGCTTCGTTAACGGTTTAGCGATTGTTATTTTCCTAGCTCAGCTTGGTCAGTTCAAAGCGCCGGACATTCACGGTAGGCTAACTTGGCTACCTCAAGATCAAATGATATTGATGCTGGGTTTAGTCGCACTAACGATGGCGATTATTCACTTCTTACCAAAGTTCACTACCGCCGTCCCCTCTTCCTTAGTAGCGATCGTGACTGTGACCGCTTTGGTTGTAGGCTTAGATCCAGAAACACGTACCGTTGTTGATTTCCTACGCACTATGTCTGGTGATGATGCTGCGACGCTGGCAGGTTCACTACCAACGTTTTCTATCCCAGCAGTCCCGCTAACGCTAGAAACGCTACAAATTATCCTTCCGTACGCTCTCATTCTTGCCGCAATTGGTCTAATTGAGTCTCTGCTTACACTGACAGTTTTAGATGAAATGACGAACACTCGTGGTCAGTCAAACCGTGAATGTATTGGTCAGGGCATGGCAAACATGACATGTTCCGTGTTTGGCGCTATGGGTGGCTGTGCGATGATTGGTCAGTCGATGATCAACGTTAACTCAGGGGGCCGCGGTCGTTTGTCGGGCATTGTAGCTGCTTCTGCACTGCTGATATTTATCTTGTTCGCTTCTTCACTGATCGAAATGATCCCACTAGCAGCACTTGTCGGTGTCATGTTCATGGTGGTGATCGGTACTTTCGAGTGGGCAACATTCAAACTGGCTCGTCGCGTACCAAAGCAAGACTTCTTTGTAATCGTACTAGTAACGGTAGTAACGGTAATGACCGACCTTGCTATTGCCGTCTTTGTTGGTGTTATTGCCTCTGCTCTGATGTTTGCTTGGCAACACGCTAAACACATCTATGCCGATACCAGTATCAACGCAGAAGGTTCTAAAGAGTACAAAATTCACGGCCCGGTATTCTTCGGTTCAGTCGCCAATTTCCTTGAGATTTTCGATGCGCATGAAGATCCAAGTGATGTTATCGTCGATTTCGCTGATTCACGTGTAACCGACCACTCAGCTATCGAAGCTATCGAAACACTGGCCGAGCGTTACTCTGCTCAGGGCAAGACACTTCATTTACGCCACCTAAGCCCAGATTGTCGTAAGCTTCTCGATAAAGCAGGCAGCTTGGTAGAGATTAACGTAAAAGAAGACCCAAGCTACAAAGTCGCCACTGATGTACTCGCGGGTTAA
- a CDS encoding Maf-like protein produces the protein MTQYQLVLASTSPYRKQLLNKLSVPFETASPDCDETPFSNERPEDLVKRLAKEKAQSCATSQPSLVIGSDQVCVIDGKIIGKPLNRENAIQQLSRQSGKAIQFYTGLALHNTETNITDVKLDTFTVHFRQLTQQQINRYVEKEEPYYCAGSFKSEGLGIALFEKLEGKDPNTLVGLPLIDLIDMLETQGFEVL, from the coding sequence ATGACGCAATACCAACTAGTTTTAGCCTCTACATCGCCATATCGTAAACAACTGCTCAATAAACTATCAGTCCCTTTTGAAACCGCCTCACCTGATTGTGACGAAACACCTTTTTCTAACGAGCGACCTGAGGATCTAGTGAAACGTCTTGCGAAGGAAAAAGCACAATCATGCGCAACAAGCCAACCGAGTCTTGTTATTGGCAGCGACCAAGTGTGTGTGATTGATGGAAAAATCATTGGCAAACCTCTGAATCGAGAAAACGCTATCCAACAATTAAGCCGCCAAAGCGGTAAGGCCATCCAGTTTTATACCGGGCTTGCGCTTCACAACACCGAAACGAATATCACAGATGTCAAACTGGATACGTTCACGGTTCATTTCCGTCAGCTAACCCAACAACAGATCAATCGCTATGTAGAGAAAGAAGAGCCGTATTACTGCGCTGGCAGTTTTAAAAGTGAGGGGCTGGGTATCGCACTATTTGAAAAGTTGGAAGGGAAAGACCCGAATACTTTGGTTGGGCTACCACTGATTGACTTGATTGATATGCTTGAAACGCAAGGTTTTGAGGTACTTTAG
- the rnd gene encoding ribonuclease D, translated as MNYQIITRPDQLEKVCEQARGTDVVMLDTEFVRTRTYHPQLGLIQLFDGETLSLIDPTVIDDMTAFVHLLKDTSVLKVLHACGEDLEVFNNSFDCLPYPMVDTQLMAAFLGHGLSTGFASLVESYLGVELDKSESRTDWLARPLTDKQLDYAAADVHYLLPLYEKLLEEITQAGWWEAAQQESDLLATKRIKSIDPEKAYLDIKGAWQLKPSELAILKPLATWRFKEAIRRDLALNFIFKENDLLLVARLGLQNKQRMEQEGLDIRSVQRHSARIISIVKSAKMTPVDEYPAKIERLMDMPGYKQKFKTLKDEVKKASQASGLATEFLASKKQLNQLMSWVWKKDRDPSTLPDVMQSWRLDLMGDKLNKLL; from the coding sequence GTGAATTATCAAATCATTACCCGTCCAGATCAGCTAGAAAAAGTGTGCGAACAAGCTAGAGGCACAGATGTTGTTATGCTTGACACCGAGTTTGTCCGAACACGAACCTACCACCCCCAGCTTGGTCTTATTCAGTTATTTGATGGTGAAACACTTTCTTTGATTGATCCAACCGTCATTGATGATATGACGGCGTTTGTCCACCTTCTTAAGGACACATCCGTGTTAAAGGTTTTACACGCGTGTGGTGAAGACTTAGAAGTGTTTAACAACAGCTTTGATTGCCTGCCGTATCCTATGGTAGACACTCAATTGATGGCGGCATTTTTAGGTCATGGTCTGTCAACGGGTTTCGCTTCTTTGGTCGAATCTTATCTTGGTGTAGAACTGGATAAAAGTGAGTCGCGTACTGACTGGCTTGCAAGACCATTAACCGACAAACAACTCGACTACGCGGCGGCAGACGTCCACTACCTATTGCCCTTGTATGAAAAGCTGCTTGAAGAAATTACTCAGGCTGGCTGGTGGGAAGCCGCTCAGCAAGAAAGTGATTTGCTGGCAACCAAACGCATCAAATCAATTGACCCTGAAAAAGCTTACTTAGATATTAAGGGTGCTTGGCAGCTAAAACCAAGTGAGTTAGCGATATTAAAACCACTCGCCACCTGGCGTTTCAAAGAAGCAATTCGCCGTGATCTAGCACTGAACTTCATCTTTAAAGAGAATGATCTGCTGCTTGTTGCTCGCTTAGGCTTACAGAACAAACAAAGAATGGAACAGGAAGGTCTAGATATTCGTTCTGTGCAACGCCACAGCGCACGTATTATCTCGATTGTTAAATCAGCCAAAATGACGCCTGTTGATGAGTATCCGGCTAAAATTGAGCGTTTGATGGATATGCCAGGCTACAAGCAGAAGTTTAAAACCCTTAAGGATGAAGTGAAAAAAGCCTCTCAGGCGTCTGGGCTTGCGACAGAGTTTTTAGCGTCCAAGAAACAATTAAATCAGTTGATGAGCTGGGTGTGGAAGAAAGATCGTGATCCATCCACTTTACCAGATGTGATGCAGAGTTGGCGTTTGGATCTGATGGGTGACAAACTCAACAAATTACTATAA
- the rluC gene encoding 23S rRNA pseudouridine(955/2504/2580) synthase RluC — protein sequence MSEIRTKVQFVDIDEDMAGQRIDNFLRNQLKTIPKSMVYRILRKGEVRVNKKRIKAEYKLKTGDLVRIPPVTIEEKQDEVAPSTKLNKVAELEHMIIHEDEHMLILNKPSGTAVHGGSGLKFGAIEALRALRPQARFLELVHRIDRDTSGILLVAKKRSALRHLQAQFREKTVQKYYYALVMGQWKSGCKVVNAPLLKNEVNSIVRVNSQGKPSETRFKIIEKFAEATLIQASPITGRTHQIRVHTQYTGHPIAWDDRYGDRRFDAYTGKVGLDRLFLHAANIKFKHPSNDDWMDVSAPMEPKLEKALAGLRKL from the coding sequence ATGAGTGAAATTAGAACTAAAGTCCAATTTGTCGATATCGACGAAGATATGGCTGGTCAGCGTATCGATAACTTCTTACGTAACCAACTTAAAACTATCCCTAAAAGCATGGTTTATCGGATCTTGCGCAAGGGAGAAGTTCGCGTAAACAAAAAACGAATTAAAGCTGAATATAAATTGAAGACGGGGGATTTGGTCAGAATTCCTCCAGTCACGATTGAAGAGAAGCAAGACGAAGTCGCACCGAGTACCAAATTGAATAAAGTCGCTGAGCTAGAACATATGATCATCCATGAAGATGAACATATGCTTATCCTCAATAAACCTTCGGGCACGGCAGTTCACGGAGGTAGCGGGCTCAAGTTTGGTGCGATTGAAGCATTACGTGCACTAAGGCCACAAGCTCGTTTTCTTGAGCTAGTGCATCGTATCGATAGAGATACTTCAGGCATTCTTTTGGTTGCAAAAAAGCGCTCTGCACTGCGTCATTTGCAAGCTCAGTTTCGTGAGAAAACGGTACAGAAATATTATTATGCCTTGGTGATGGGGCAATGGAAGAGCGGTTGCAAGGTAGTCAATGCCCCACTCTTGAAAAATGAAGTGAACAGCATCGTCCGTGTCAACTCTCAGGGTAAGCCTTCTGAGACACGTTTTAAGATTATTGAAAAGTTTGCTGAGGCTACCTTGATTCAGGCCAGTCCAATAACAGGACGTACACATCAAATCCGTGTCCATACTCAGTATACTGGCCATCCCATTGCTTGGGACGACCGTTATGGTGATCGACGCTTTGATGCTTACACAGGAAAAGTTGGGTTAGACCGGCTGTTTCTTCATGCTGCTAATATTAAATTCAAACATCCATCTAATGACGACTGGATGGATGTGAGTGCGCCAATGGAGCCTAAGCTAGAGAAAGCGTTGGCTGGGCTACGTAAGCTTTAA
- the rpmF gene encoding 50S ribosomal protein L32 has protein sequence MAVQKSKKSRSKRGMRRSHDALSTAALSVDATSGETHLRHNVTAEGYYRGKKVINK, from the coding sequence ATGGCCGTACAAAAGAGCAAGAAATCACGTTCAAAGCGTGGCATGCGTCGTTCACACGATGCCCTATCTACAGCTGCACTATCTGTAGACGCAACTTCAGGTGAAACTCACCTGCGCCACAACGTAACTGCTGAAGGTTACTACCGTGGTAAAAAGGTTATCAACAAGTAA
- the plsX gene encoding phosphate acyltransferase PlsX, with the protein MPNITVALDAMGGDFGPRVTVPAAVQALSHFPELKVILTGDQTAITTQLSSLGYQSDARLSIQHSDRVISDSEKPSLALRNSSGTSMGMAIDAVAQDSADACVSGGNTGALMALSRFRLKLLPGVERPALISALPTASGGRTWMLDLGANVSSDADSLFQFAVMGSALTEQYLDRPPRVAILNIGAEEIKGNDLVKRCAEMLSQTQSVNFVGYIEGNQLLHDAADVVVCDGFVGNVCLKACEGTAQLFIEKLKASMMASSVKGWIARKLFSGLFNELKTLNPDQYNGASLLGLRGIVIKSHGSADVDAVINAIGEALHEVKRQVPSRISDRLEAVLLERHY; encoded by the coding sequence TTGCCTAATATAACCGTTGCACTTGATGCAATGGGCGGGGATTTCGGTCCTCGCGTCACAGTGCCTGCCGCCGTGCAGGCACTGTCGCATTTCCCAGAGCTGAAAGTGATCCTCACAGGTGATCAGACCGCGATCACAACTCAATTATCGTCTCTTGGTTATCAATCTGATGCTCGCTTGAGTATTCAACATAGTGACCGAGTTATCTCAGATTCAGAAAAACCTTCTCTCGCACTTCGAAACAGTAGTGGCACCTCGATGGGAATGGCTATTGATGCGGTTGCGCAAGACAGTGCTGATGCATGTGTCAGTGGCGGAAACACGGGGGCACTCATGGCTTTATCACGTTTTCGACTGAAGTTGTTACCAGGAGTTGAACGCCCAGCATTAATCTCTGCTTTACCCACCGCTTCCGGTGGCAGAACTTGGATGCTTGATCTTGGAGCAAACGTTTCTAGTGACGCTGATTCATTGTTCCAGTTCGCTGTGATGGGAAGTGCATTGACCGAGCAATACTTGGATAGGCCGCCGCGGGTGGCGATTCTCAATATCGGTGCCGAGGAAATTAAGGGTAACGATTTGGTTAAACGTTGTGCTGAAATGTTGTCTCAGACGCAGTCCGTGAATTTTGTCGGCTATATTGAAGGTAATCAGTTACTCCACGATGCGGCGGATGTGGTGGTATGTGACGGCTTTGTTGGTAATGTTTGCCTCAAAGCATGTGAGGGTACCGCCCAGCTATTTATTGAAAAGTTGAAAGCGAGCATGATGGCTTCATCTGTAAAAGGCTGGATTGCAAGAAAATTGTTTTCTGGTCTATTTAATGAGCTGAAAACATTGAACCCCGACCAGTATAACGGCGCAAGTTTGCTAGGATTGCGCGGCATTGTCATAAAAAGCCACGGAAGTGCTGACGTAGACGCTGTCATCAACGCCATTGGAGAAGCGTTACACGAGGTCAAACGACAAGTACCAAGCCGTATTAGCGATCGTTTGGAAGCGGTTTTACTCGAGAGGCATTATTAG
- the yceD gene encoding 23S rRNA accumulation protein YceD, which yields MQKVKIPRTVDPARAAQKRLDYDGIIQVSLFKRLFESVEGVKRDAQVSLSFELDEQRLVVISGKANIEVDLECQRCNEVFAHECDVQFTYTPYKGEKTEEEAPEEYDLVDLNEYGEIDLIELVEDEFILNLPQIAKHEEADCSVKSDNLVFGEIPEEIVEDKPNPFDVLKNLKK from the coding sequence ATGCAAAAGGTAAAAATACCGCGAACGGTTGATCCGGCACGCGCTGCTCAGAAGCGACTTGATTATGATGGTATCATTCAGGTTAGCCTTTTTAAGCGTTTGTTCGAATCAGTTGAAGGCGTTAAACGCGACGCTCAAGTGTCACTGTCATTTGAGTTAGATGAACAGCGACTCGTTGTTATCTCTGGTAAAGCTAACATCGAAGTTGATTTAGAGTGTCAACGCTGTAATGAGGTTTTCGCACATGAGTGCGATGTCCAATTCACTTATACACCTTACAAAGGTGAGAAGACTGAAGAGGAAGCACCGGAAGAGTACGATTTGGTAGATCTAAACGAGTACGGTGAAATCGACCTAATAGAGTTAGTTGAAGACGAGTTCATTCTAAACTTGCCTCAAATCGCAAAGCACGAAGAAGCGGATTGTAGCGTTAAATCAGACAATTTGGTATTTGGTGAAATTCCAGAAGAAATTGTGGAAGATAAGCCGAATCCATTCGATGTTTTAAAAAACTTAAAGAAGTAA
- a CDS encoding ketoacyl-ACP synthase III, whose amino-acid sequence MYSKILGTGSYLPSQVRSNADLEKMVDTSDEWIVTRTGIKERRIAAENETVADMGYIAAENAIEMAGIDKNDIDLIIVATTSSSHTFPSSACQVQAKLDIKGCPAFDIAAACSGFVYALSVADQHIKTGMCKNVLVIGSDTLSKTCDPTDRSTIILFGDGAGAVVVGASEEPGILSTHIYSDGRFGELLSLEVPERGKDADKWLHMAGNEVFKVAVTQLSKLVKDTLAANDMHKSELDWLVPHQANYRIISATAKKLSMSLDQVVITLDRHGNTSAATVPTALDEAVRDGRIKRGQTLLLEAFGGGFTWGSALVKF is encoded by the coding sequence ATGTATAGCAAAATTTTAGGTACTGGCAGCTACCTGCCATCTCAGGTGCGTTCAAACGCAGACTTGGAGAAAATGGTAGATACAAGCGATGAGTGGATTGTTACTCGTACTGGTATTAAAGAACGTCGTATTGCAGCTGAGAATGAAACGGTTGCAGATATGGGGTATATCGCGGCAGAAAACGCCATTGAAATGGCGGGCATCGATAAGAATGATATTGACCTGATCATCGTTGCGACCACCAGCAGTAGCCACACTTTTCCCTCTTCTGCTTGTCAAGTGCAAGCTAAATTAGATATTAAAGGGTGTCCTGCATTTGATATTGCCGCCGCATGTTCAGGTTTTGTCTATGCGCTTTCAGTGGCAGACCAGCATATTAAAACAGGCATGTGTAAAAATGTGCTCGTGATCGGTTCAGACACTTTGTCCAAAACCTGCGATCCAACCGATCGCTCAACCATCATTTTGTTTGGTGATGGTGCGGGTGCTGTTGTGGTTGGCGCAAGTGAAGAGCCTGGGATTCTTTCAACGCATATCTACTCGGACGGCCGTTTTGGTGAGTTGCTAAGCCTTGAGGTTCCCGAACGTGGAAAAGATGCTGACAAGTGGTTACACATGGCAGGCAATGAAGTGTTTAAAGTCGCTGTGACGCAGTTATCAAAACTCGTTAAAGATACGCTGGCTGCCAACGATATGCATAAGTCTGAACTAGACTGGCTAGTGCCTCACCAAGCGAACTATCGCATTATTTCTGCAACAGCAAAGAAACTATCTATGTCGCTTGATCAAGTGGTCATCACATTGGACAGGCATGGCAATACGTCTGCAGCTACTGTACCAACGGCACTTGATGAGGCTGTTCGTGACGGGCGAATTAAACGCGGGCAGACGCTTCTATTAGAAGCATTTGGTGGCGGCTTTACCTGGGGCTCAGCGCTGGTTAAGTTCTAA
- the rne gene encoding ribonuclease E: MKRMLINATQKEELRVALVDGQRLYDLDIESPGHESKKANIYKGRITRIEPSLEAAFVDYGAERHGFLPLKEIAREYFPEGYTYQGRPSIKEVLTEGQEVIVQVEKEERGSKGAALTTFVSLAGSYLVLMPNNPRAGGISRRIEGDERTQLKAALSTLELPQGMGLIVRTAGVGKSAEELEWDLNVLLNHWGAIKQASEANPAPFLIHQESNVIVRAIRDYLRRDIGEILIDSNTIFERALEHIRLVRPDFENRVKKHDREVPLFSHYQIESQIESAFQREVRLPSGGSIVIDPTEALTSIDINSARATKGGDIEETALNTNLEAADEIARQLRLRDLGGLVVIDFIDMTPVRHQREVENRLRDAVRLDRARVQIGRISRFGLLEMSRQRLSPSLAEASHHICPRCSGTGVVRDNESLALSVLRLIEEEALKDNTAQVLAVVPVPIASYLLNEKRRSINHIERNQEAKITVVPNSDMETPHFEVIRVREGEEFDLLSYLVPKKLEAMKEAEGKEPVEQEVKAKKIEEPALKGFASPTQSAPAPAKPVAKKAPEKKAKADTETAQPGLINRIFKALGSFLFGSAKEEEKQEEQKPKERKEGNRNNRNRRNRNDNRRRGNRDNRNDNRDDKRDNRRDNKRDEAANEAKPNERKQQNRKPKQDRRNKRDDVKPNKVAEEGLKLAADAQQTDKPEARKERAEEKAAKVKERRQRRKLSKQVRVKDQAAKAKADEEAKQVATEAKAEAVEEHAVATDVEEAEQPKQRRNRRSPRHLRASGQRRRRGRDRRPNPFRLRKGGVASPEMAMGKVMPSYGISKPETKHKAKAEQAAAPEVTTSALGGFACPEMAMGKVIVRRPASVVEPVVEQTVPLETAQLAETPVTEQVQASIETAQEKTVREAVTATEVTVSSDIVVPKAFKGHASAPMAKAPGTTEMKDITVIAAPFREDRYLSKGAGSQVASNKASAAMAKPQNF; this comes from the coding sequence ATGAAAAGAATGCTAATCAACGCAACTCAAAAAGAAGAGTTGCGTGTTGCTTTGGTTGATGGTCAGCGCTTATATGATTTAGATATCGAAAGCCCAGGCCACGAATCGAAAAAAGCAAACATCTACAAAGGACGTATCACTCGCATCGAACCAAGTCTGGAAGCAGCTTTTGTCGATTATGGTGCAGAGCGACACGGTTTCCTTCCTCTAAAAGAAATTGCCCGCGAATACTTTCCTGAAGGTTACACTTACCAAGGTCGCCCAAGCATTAAAGAGGTGCTGACTGAAGGTCAAGAAGTAATTGTTCAAGTAGAGAAAGAAGAACGTGGCAGCAAAGGTGCAGCCCTCACGACTTTTGTTTCTCTTGCAGGTAGTTACCTTGTTCTGATGCCAAATAACCCTCGTGCAGGCGGCATTTCTCGCCGAATCGAAGGGGATGAGCGTACACAACTGAAAGCGGCATTGAGCACGCTAGAACTACCACAAGGTATGGGGCTTATTGTCCGTACGGCCGGTGTAGGAAAGAGCGCCGAAGAACTTGAGTGGGACTTGAATGTGCTCCTCAACCACTGGGGCGCTATCAAACAAGCTTCTGAAGCGAACCCAGCTCCTTTCCTTATCCATCAAGAAAGTAACGTTATCGTTCGTGCTATTCGCGATTACTTACGTCGTGATATCGGTGAAATTCTGATCGATAGCAATACTATCTTTGAACGCGCTCTGGAACACATTCGCCTTGTCCGTCCTGACTTTGAAAACCGAGTCAAAAAACACGACCGTGAGGTCCCCCTATTTAGCCATTACCAAATTGAAAGTCAGATTGAATCGGCTTTCCAACGTGAAGTTCGTCTACCTTCTGGTGGTTCAATTGTCATCGACCCAACAGAAGCTCTGACCTCTATCGATATCAACTCTGCCCGTGCAACGAAAGGCGGCGATATCGAAGAGACGGCATTGAACACCAACCTTGAAGCGGCCGATGAAATTGCTCGCCAACTTCGTCTGCGTGATCTAGGTGGCCTTGTCGTTATCGACTTTATTGATATGACCCCGGTACGCCATCAACGCGAAGTTGAGAACCGCCTGCGTGACGCTGTTCGTCTTGATCGTGCTCGTGTTCAAATCGGTCGTATCTCGCGCTTTGGCCTGTTAGAAATGTCGCGTCAACGTTTGAGTCCTTCTCTAGCTGAAGCAAGTCACCACATTTGCCCTCGCTGTAGCGGTACTGGTGTCGTTCGTGATAATGAATCTCTTGCCCTCTCTGTTCTTCGTTTGATAGAAGAAGAAGCACTGAAAGACAATACTGCGCAAGTTCTGGCTGTGGTTCCTGTCCCGATTGCATCTTACCTTCTGAATGAAAAGCGTCGTTCAATCAACCATATTGAACGTAATCAAGAAGCTAAGATCACTGTGGTTCCTAACTCAGATATGGAAACGCCACATTTTGAAGTGATTCGAGTACGTGAAGGTGAAGAGTTCGATCTGCTTTCTTACCTAGTTCCTAAAAAGCTCGAAGCGATGAAGGAAGCAGAAGGTAAAGAGCCAGTAGAGCAAGAAGTCAAAGCGAAGAAGATTGAAGAGCCTGCACTAAAAGGCTTCGCATCACCAACCCAGTCTGCACCAGCTCCAGCGAAACCTGTCGCTAAAAAAGCGCCTGAGAAGAAAGCGAAAGCTGACACTGAGACGGCTCAACCTGGACTCATAAACCGCATCTTTAAAGCACTAGGTAGCTTCCTATTTGGTTCAGCTAAAGAAGAAGAGAAGCAAGAAGAACAGAAGCCTAAAGAGCGCAAAGAAGGTAACCGCAACAATCGTAACCGCCGTAACCGTAACGACAACCGTCGCCGTGGTAATCGCGATAATCGAAACGACAACCGTGACGATAAGCGCGATAACAGACGTGATAACAAGCGTGACGAAGCAGCGAATGAAGCGAAGCCTAATGAACGTAAACAGCAAAACCGTAAACCTAAGCAAGATCGCCGTAACAAACGCGATGATGTGAAGCCAAACAAAGTTGCTGAAGAAGGTCTAAAACTAGCGGCTGATGCTCAACAGACTGACAAACCTGAAGCGCGCAAAGAGCGAGCGGAAGAGAAAGCCGCTAAAGTGAAAGAACGCCGTCAACGCCGCAAGCTATCTAAGCAAGTACGTGTCAAAGACCAAGCTGCAAAAGCGAAAGCGGATGAAGAAGCGAAGCAAGTGGCTACTGAAGCAAAAGCTGAAGCGGTAGAAGAGCATGCCGTAGCTACGGATGTGGAAGAGGCTGAACAACCAAAACAACGCCGTAATCGCCGCTCTCCACGTCATCTGCGTGCGAGCGGTCAGCGCCGTCGTCGTGGTCGCGATCGTCGTCCTAACCCATTCCGCTTACGCAAAGGTGGCGTTGCTTCACCTGAAATGGCAATGGGTAAAGTCATGCCGAGCTACGGTATCTCTAAACCTGAGACGAAGCACAAAGCGAAGGCTGAACAGGCTGCGGCACCAGAAGTGACTACTTCAGCACTTGGTGGATTTGCTTGTCCTGAAATGGCCATGGGTAAAGTGATTGTTCGTCGACCAGCGTCAGTGGTTGAGCCTGTAGTCGAGCAAACCGTACCTTTAGAAACAGCTCAGTTAGCGGAAACGCCTGTGACTGAGCAAGTCCAAGCATCGATAGAAACTGCGCAAGAGAAGACTGTTCGAGAAGCAGTTACAGCAACTGAAGTGACTGTAAGCTCTGATATCGTTGTGCCGAAGGCATTTAAAGGTCACGCCTCTGCCCCTATGGCAAAAGCACCAGGCACCACAGAGATGAAAGATATTACTGTGATTGCTGCGCCTTTCCGAGAAGATCGATACCTGTCAAAAGGAGCAGGTAGCCAAGTCGCTAGCAATAAAGCCAGCGCTGCAATGGCAAAGCCTCAAAACTTTTAG